The DNA segment TACAAACAATGAAATTACAGACAAACCTGTGTCAGCATCCACACATGTagagttgaggccagaagtttacaaagaaccaggaaattcaaagaaaagttgacacttgccaaacatcataaaacTGACTGTATatcataaaatatttgtgctatcatgacgaatttgatatcaaacaaatgagtatgtcatgctccttcatcacattgctttcaGAGCAACCAAGTCTcatgcattatgcgtgagactcaagcattttggactcttgttcatcccctcaaatctctgtctcacgcaactatcacagcctatccccatatacattgtacacaatgtatgtgatctcactcagattcacagaaaatctcacgcatagctggtctttgaacttggcatctctgtgcTTTGCCATCAGGAGCTGACAAAATATTTAGGTGTAATTTTTCCCAAaaatatcttcatattttactttttagacaaattaaaagtaaaacttgacaaaaacatttcatatttgtgctacttacttctcaacacaaacaatCCAGATTACACTTTTTCATTCAGAGGGGAcatatgatagaaaatgtaatataaataatagatttgacatttatatattcctctgaaatgtttgaaaatattaataataatacatttggCACGAAtaatacttttttattcaaagaaaattccacctgaaatatactgTTATCCCATCAGCAtcccaatcatgtgaaagagcttaatacgctctttaatttgataccaaatttgtcatggtagtatttatatttctgaagatatagtaagctttacaatgtttggcaagtgaacaaacttcactgaattccataggtgtatgtaaacttttggcctcaactgtattaTAAAGACAACAAATTTTGTTTCCCTTCCATAGATTTCCTCATTGAAATAAGGATTAAAAGAACCTATGAAGCATTCATGCTCATAAAGACTGATTCTCTTTTCACCCTCCAAATGTCTTCCTATCCAGGTTTCTCTGTATAATTTTCACTTTCTTAATGGTAATTAACCAATACCAAAAGAtgttcaaaggacaagtccaccccaacaaaaatttatgtgaatacaaagagaaaaatccagcaagcattacactgaaaatttcatcaaaatcggatgttaaataagaaagttatggcattttaaagtttcgcctaatttcacaaaacagttatatgcacacatACTGGCTGGTATGCCAATgagagaactgatgacatcactcactcactatttctttgtattttattatatgaaaaattctaattttcttctcattgtgaAGTGatacaattaattcctccctgaacatgtgtaattaGCATTGtgtaatactatatggttcagtccaGTTGGTCCTTATATTCTAAtctataaaatatgaaatattgtacaattcaaacaataaaaaaaaacaaaagaaatagtgagtgatggacatcattgactgactcacctagttgtgcatataactgttttgtgaaaaataagtgaaacttcaaaatgtcataactttcttattttacatccgattttgatgaaattttcagcactatgttagtttgatttttatctatttattcaagtcagcattttcctggggtagacttgacctttaatttcttttaccTGTTCTTTCAAATGTTTTCTGATAAAGCGATTGCATCTGGACAGAACACAGAGGGCGCTGATCGCAGGATTGAGTTGCTCCACAAGAGAAAACTGTCTTCCATCTTTGGcagtgcactgtaaaaaaaaaattgtaaaataagaattcaAGACAGCTGATATAGTCAAATTTAATACAATAACTAAGCTGAGGTTAATAGGTCGTAACAGTCATTAAATTTGTCTATAATTGTAATATCATTGGGTTCgacgtggtctagtggttctgactctcgcctttcagagtagtgggttcgaatcctagccgtgGCGCGttatccttcagcaagaaatttatccacactgtgctgcactcaacccaggtgaggtaaatgagtagcggcaggaaataattcctcaaaaagttgTGTGCAGCTGAATTGtcagcctagcttagccgggtaataataatagaaggGCCCGCaaggagaacagttttcggaattgaagtggctaccctgggtaaatatactgttattattatatccCCTACTATTTTACTTATCtttttcattaaaggacaagtacaccccaacgaaaacttgatttgaataaaaagagaaaaaatcaacaagcataacactgaaaatttcatcaaaatcggatgtaaaataagaaagttatggcattttaaagtttcgcttattttcaacaaaatagttatatgaacgagccagttacatccaaatgagagagttgatgacatcactcactcactatttcttttgtaatttattatatgaaatatgaaatgttttcatttttcgtcAATGCCATGtggaatgaagtttcattcctctctgaacacatagaattccattattttaacattttgtgcttcaggcaaggaggtcctaatcgtcaaattcgtaaaaattgaaatattgtattattcaaacaataaaaaacaaaagaaatagtgagtgacatcatcgactctttcatttggatgtaactggctcgatCATATAACtagtttgttgaaaataagcgaaactttgaaatgtcataactttcttattttacatctgattttgatgaaattttcagcattgtgcttgtctgatttttctctattgattcaaatcaaaaattttctggggtggacttggcctttaattATTTTGCTGAAGAGAATACATAACCTCCTTCTGAATGATGATTTCACAAAAatggggtaaaaaaaacatgattttaattCTTGGAAAGGAAAACTTGAAATACAAGTAAGGAGGCATTCAAACTATAAAAGAAACTCTAGATTGCCAccagtgtatttttttattaaaaccatTGAGATATTTGTTTCGTAACTCAAATTTATTTACAGATTCAACCCTTTAGAAACCTGGCAACATTGCAAGTCAATAAACAGTGACAGAGGatcacaaacaaaatgaaagatagTGACATTGCTAACTTTTCTACACATCCCTGTGGACAAACCTTCACAAGAATAGGGACACGGGTCAATATGGGTGAAAACCTTATTTTTCTATCCCCCAAATAGGAACTGTCCCTACTGAAGTTTTTACTTAGGGGTCACTTTGAGAGAAGATATGAAAGATAAATCAAGATATTCAGACCTTTTCTATTCTCTTCTCAAGGAATTTGAGGATAGCTGCGATGAGATCCAtactgtaaccatggtaactagATGACCCTCCCGTTGCTCCCTCTGGTTCCGGGATGAGTTGAAGTACTAAGGCTTTGGGTAATGGCAAGGTTAACATGTTGACAGTGTGACTGTAAAGAAGATGATGGATAATAACACTGTTAATTCAGcaacctgggccccgtcttacaaagacttccaattgatccaatcgatcgtaactctatggaaatctataagtgtcattatcatttctactggaaatttgcaaaatgttctttgtatgcaaagagaagcgcagtgaattttcaagaaaacaatgaatgcatgaatatacatcatagctggaacatattttgaacaaacatgcataatagatgttgacgttgctggccgtccatagttgcaattgcgattgatccaatcaatcgtaactcatAGTAGAGGCCCTGGGTCCCATAACAAAGGTTAGCGTTTCATTGTATGCtggattttcatgattgatttaaGCCTAGGTCACATAGCCCGGCCGGTGTCCGGCATCGGTGGAGCTCGGTGGATTTTTGAGGTGTCGCCGAGCTCCCCTCATCGGTGGCATAGCTCGGTGACGTGACCGGGCTCCGTCCGGAAATCTACAGGCGACCGACCAAACACCGGCCGATGACCGTCCGGAGTCTGTCTCAAAAGTGGAGATTTTTTTCGGCCGATGTGACAGCAACTACCGGCCGATGTCCGGCCGATGGTCGGCCGGACATCGGGGGGTATACGGCCGGTACCCGAGCAGGTTAAAGGACACCGTGCGATCACCGGCCGGGTTGTTAACGGGCTTCGAACACTGCCCGGCCGATGTTCGGCCGGTGTACCTCGGACTTGGGGGGCCGATGGTCAGCTATTCCATACCTGTATATATATGTCCACCCTACCTGGAATGGTCAGTTCATCACTATGGCTGCACCGAGAAGACTACGAATGGCGTTGTTAGAACACGAGCTAGCTCAGGCGAGGTTCCAGTACAACTTGGTCCTGGCAGCACTGCTCGAAGAAGCCGAGAGGGAGCGACAGAGGGCCGGCAGAAGAATAAGACGTTGGTGGGTGCGCGAGTGGATCCTACGCAGACCTCGTTTCGGCCAGTATGAGACGCTCATGAGGGAACTCGAGGCCGAGCATGCTGCCGACTTCAAATCCTACCTCCGCATGGTGCCACAGATGTTCTATGAGTTGCTTGACCGAGTTGGCCCCCGCATTGCCAAGACCACAACGTAAGTTTACACTTTATGAACCTACTGTCAAATTGTGCTGAAATGTCTTCCATCCATATttattctagtttgattttattcatatttcaccctctTCTGTTGCAGGCATCGAACCCCCTTGGATCCTGGGCTGAAGCTGGCGATCACCTTGAGGTTCTTGGCGACCGGAAGCAGCTATCATGATCTGGCGTTCGCGTTTCGTGTCCCACACAACACCATCTCTCTGTTCGTCCCCGAGGTCTGTCAGGCCATCTACGACGAATACGAGGACGAGATGTGGGCCACTCCCCAGACAGAAGATGAGTGGCGCCCGGTAGCCGAGGGATTCGGAGACAGATGGAACTTTCCCCACTGTTGTGGCGCGATCGATGGGAAACATGTCGCCATCAAGAAGCCCCCCAAGAGCGGCTCACTTTACTACAACTACAAAGGCTTCTTTTCCATCGTCATGCTTGCAGTGGTAAACTCTGACTACAAGTTCATCTGGGCGGATGTGGGGTCACCAGGGTCGTATTCCGACGCCGGCATCTTTAACCGGTCGCGACTGGAGCCAGGTCTGCGTGAGGGAACGATCGGACTACCCCAGCCGGATCCCCTACCAAATGACGACCAGGACACACCCTACTACATGGTCGGAGACGACGCCTTCCCCCTACGGCCATACATGATGAAGCCTTACCCTCATCGGCACCTGAAACGGGACGAGCGGATCTACAACTACCGGTGTTCCAGGGCACGCCGTGTGGTTGAAAACGCGTTTGGTATATTCGCCAATCGCTTCAGATGTCTGCTAACAACCCTGGGATTGAGACCGTCGAAAGTTACCAAGATCGTCAAGGCCTGCATGACCCTTCACAACCTCATGAGGACTCGTTACCCCAACCTTCAGAATGCTGACCTCGACCGGGAAGATGAGCAGGGTCAGATCATCGCGGGTGCATGGCGAGACCAAGCCGTGCTCGAAGATGTGCAAGCAGCAGGGCACGGGCCAAGATTGACCCGACCAGGCAAAGAACTGCGCGCATACCTCAAGAATTACTTTTGCAGTCCTGCCGGGAGTGTGCCATGGCAAGATGTGGCAATAAACCAGCAGTAACTTGTGTCTAATATTGTTACAGTATACCGGATGCAGCCACAGACATTCCATTATTCTTCTCAGGACTTAACGCATTTTTGATGTGTTATACTTTCCATTATTCAGTATGTTGTTTGCAAATAAATCTGTTATTGGGTAATCTTAAAACATTGCCTTTGCTCTTTTTAATTTGAACACTAGTAATAAAtgccaaaagaaatcaaacctgtttgaaagaataaatcaatattaaaatacaccagtatgaataagatgagatgTGTGTAAATAATACAACAGCAACACATTCATtgtgattgaattatttttaatcaaagaataatcgtcattgtatcttttctttcacctttaaaaactaacctttcataaagaaaaacacTTGTATCAACCAATATGATTagctttgtaattttgtaataggCTTCAAATGATTGCCCATTAATAtgttttcaccttttaaaaagtatgtgttttttcataatgagGAAGGATCTCCATTGTTTACATATCAGATAAAGTCTtacgaaatattaatttttacttgAGTACTGTTTAACTTTTGATCTATgcaactttgttaaaattaacCAATTTTTATGGTGTGTTCTATAAAACCttctaaatgacattttctttccttctaaattAACTTTGTTTTACCTTTTGAGTTCTCAGTTTATTGCTCTAAGATGtcaaaaagataaaaacaataaagacaACGACAGAACTTTAGTTTTCATACCTTGGATGTTACCACATACACAATAAATATGGCAATAAACATAAACTGGCACGGGACACCGGCCGATACTCGGTCGTACA comes from the Lytechinus variegatus isolate NC3 chromosome 9, Lvar_3.0, whole genome shotgun sequence genome and includes:
- the LOC121421400 gene encoding putative nuclease HARBI1 — protein: MFGRCTSDLGGRWSAIPYLYIYVHPTWNGQFITMAAPRRLRMALLEHELAQARFQYNLVLAALLEEAERERQRAGRRIRRWWVREWILRRPRFGQYETLMRELEAEHAADFKSYLRMVPQMFYELLDRVGPRIAKTTTHRTPLDPGLKLAITLRFLATGSSYHDLAFAFRVPHNTISLFVPEVCQAIYDEYEDEMWATPQTEDEWRPVAEGFGDRWNFPHCCGAIDGKHVAIKKPPKSGSLYYNYKGFFSIVMLAVVNSDYKFIWADVGSPGSYSDAGIFNRSRLEPGLREGTIGLPQPDPLPNDDQDTPYYMVGDDAFPLRPYMMKPYPHRHLKRDERIYNYRCSRARRVVENAFGIFANRFRCLLTTLGLRPSKVTKIVKACMTLHNLMRTRYPNLQNADLDREDEQGQIIAGAWRDQAVLEDVQAAGHGPRLTRPGKELRAYLKNYFCSPAGSVPWQDVAINQQ